Proteins from one Tsuneonella aeria genomic window:
- a CDS encoding TldD/PmbA family protein — protein sequence MLIQDLIDSAAALVATARRHGADGADAVARASSAQSVSVRLGALEDIDRSEGVEIGLRAFVGNRSASVSTSDLSRAGMEELAMRAVAMARHAPEDEYAALAPADALANPARMPALDLADRAELSPAQLRDRAAEVEDAARAVAGVRNSEGGSAGMSRGAVALVTSTGFAAGYEGSHHSLHASVIAGEGARMQRDHALRSARHLADLPTAQEIGTLAGERAARRLDPGSPPAGRLPVVFDARVSASLVSHLFGAMAAPSLARRASFLADRRDAALFSDGIRLVEDPLRPRGPASRPFDGEGIACVPRVLVEHGRVQCWPSNVASAAQLGLPLTGHAARGSAGAPSVSATNVDLMPAEETLAAMIADIREGVLVDYLIGQGVNLVTGDYSRGAAGRRIVDGQIEGPIAGFTIAGNLVDMFAAMRVADDLECWRSINAPSIRVDGMTVATA from the coding sequence ATGCTGATTCAGGACCTTATCGACTCCGCCGCCGCGCTGGTCGCTACGGCGCGCCGTCACGGAGCGGACGGCGCCGACGCGGTGGCGCGCGCCAGTTCCGCGCAATCGGTCAGCGTCCGCCTGGGCGCGCTGGAGGATATCGACCGTTCCGAAGGAGTCGAGATCGGCTTGCGCGCCTTTGTCGGCAACCGTTCCGCCAGCGTCTCGACCAGCGACCTCAGCCGGGCCGGCATGGAAGAGCTCGCGATGCGCGCCGTAGCCATGGCGCGCCATGCGCCCGAGGACGAATACGCGGCACTCGCGCCCGCAGATGCGCTGGCCAACCCGGCGCGCATGCCTGCGCTCGACCTGGCGGATCGTGCCGAACTTTCCCCCGCACAGCTGCGCGATCGTGCCGCCGAGGTGGAAGACGCCGCCCGCGCCGTCGCAGGCGTGCGCAACAGCGAAGGGGGATCGGCCGGGATGTCCCGGGGTGCGGTGGCGCTGGTAACCAGCACGGGGTTCGCCGCCGGCTACGAAGGATCGCACCATTCACTGCACGCCAGCGTGATCGCCGGCGAAGGGGCCCGGATGCAGCGCGACCATGCCCTGCGCAGCGCCCGGCACCTGGCCGACCTGCCGACGGCGCAGGAAATCGGAACGCTGGCGGGGGAGCGTGCCGCCCGCCGGCTCGATCCCGGCAGCCCGCCGGCAGGGCGCCTGCCGGTGGTGTTCGACGCCCGCGTTTCGGCATCGCTGGTGAGCCACCTGTTCGGCGCGATGGCGGCGCCCTCCCTCGCCCGCCGGGCAAGTTTCCTGGCGGACCGGCGGGATGCCGCGCTGTTTTCCGATGGCATCCGGCTGGTGGAGGACCCCTTACGTCCGCGCGGCCCGGCGTCCCGCCCGTTCGACGGCGAAGGCATCGCCTGCGTCCCGCGCGTTCTGGTCGAGCATGGCCGGGTGCAATGCTGGCCTTCGAACGTCGCGTCGGCCGCGCAGCTCGGCTTGCCGCTCACCGGCCATGCCGCGCGCGGATCGGCCGGCGCACCCAGCGTGAGCGCCACTAACGTGGACCTCATGCCGGCGGAAGAAACGCTGGCGGCGATGATCGCCGATATCCGCGAAGGCGTGCTGGTCGATTACCTGATCGGTCAGGGCGTGAACCTGGTCACTGGCGACTACAGCCGCGGCGCGGCGGGGCGGCGCATCGTCGATGGCCAGATCGAAGGGCCGATCGCAGGCTTCACCATCGCGGGCAACCTGGTGGACATGTTCGCCGCGATGCGCGTCGCCGACGACCTCGAATGCTGGCGATCGATCAACGCGCCGAGCATCCGGGTTGATGGAATGACCGTGGCGACAGCCTGA
- the lptB gene encoding LPS export ABC transporter ATP-binding protein, with the protein MSTVDLAAPAPGSGAGHLPVADATAPLPNGGLEVISIAKSYDKRSVLSDISLTVGKGEVLGLLGPNGAGKTTCFYSIMGLVRPDSGRILMDGEDVTKLPMYRRAILGLGYLPQETSIFRGMTVEQNINCVLELGEPDKATRAAELDRLLEEFGLTRLRTSPAMALSGGERRRCEIARALAAKPSIMLLDEPFAGIDPLSISDIRDLVKDLKTRGIGVLITDHNVRETLEIVDRACIIYGGQVLFAGTPQALVADENVRRLYLGENFTL; encoded by the coding sequence ATGAGCACCGTGGATCTTGCCGCCCCCGCGCCCGGTTCGGGCGCCGGCCACCTGCCGGTGGCTGATGCCACCGCGCCCCTGCCCAACGGCGGGCTGGAGGTGATCTCGATCGCCAAGAGCTACGACAAGCGATCGGTGCTGAGCGACATCTCGCTGACGGTCGGCAAGGGCGAGGTGCTGGGCCTGCTCGGCCCCAACGGGGCGGGCAAGACGACCTGCTTCTATTCCATCATGGGTCTCGTCCGTCCCGATTCGGGCCGCATCCTGATGGATGGGGAGGATGTGACGAAGCTGCCGATGTATCGCCGGGCGATCCTGGGCCTCGGCTACCTGCCGCAGGAAACCAGCATCTTCCGCGGCATGACGGTGGAACAGAACATCAACTGCGTGCTCGAACTGGGAGAGCCCGACAAGGCGACCCGCGCGGCGGAGCTTGATCGGCTGCTCGAGGAATTCGGCCTCACGCGGCTTCGGACCAGCCCGGCGATGGCGCTTTCGGGCGGGGAGCGGCGGCGGTGCGAGATCGCCCGCGCGCTGGCGGCAAAACCGTCCATCATGCTGCTCGACGAACCCTTTGCCGGCATCGATCCCCTGTCGATCAGCGACATCCGCGACCTGGTGAAGGATCTCAAGACCCGCGGGATCGGTGTGCTCATCACCGACCACAACGTGCGCGAGACGCTGGAGATCGTCGACCGCGCGTGCATCATCTATGGCGGGCAGGTGCTGTTCGCCGGCACGCCGCAGGCGCTGGTGGCGGACGAGAACGTGCGGCGCCTCTACCTGGGTGAGAACTTCACCCTGTGA